From the Salinimicrobium tongyeongense genome, one window contains:
- a CDS encoding endo-1,4-beta-xylanase — translation MKSLYKIGICALGLSLVTSCADYEPLDFQVEKPESVALQEELNSYEPLKTYLGEDSSDFILGAAVSISEYNSKGLMYRLINSNFEEVTPGYGMKHGAVVQKNGSLNLADVEKFLETANGAGMSVYGHTLVWHANQNAEYLNSTIAPTKNPGSGPTWEVVTDADFETDDAANYENSANAIVSFTAVGAGPDGEGRALKVTNEEARENEWDSQFFLKFSPPMEVGEEYELSMDVRSDEAASFATQAHIQPYEYKHWDFFGAINATPEWTTFTKKIVVSEEVAGASTIAFNLGNVATTYYFDNISLKKYNEEGGGGPGLDPSVITNTDFETGTDGWAGWGNGSTRERSAEGEGFGDTGYAFTFTNPSAVNPWEAQVAYDLPTLEMGSTYVLNFKVKANTAGTLSAAIQSPSDYSSDPLGSFNVSEEWEEYTLQTTITKEDRERFIIDYGQFAGTVYLDDVTLSRVNPGGTEKTPEEKEEIITGEMERWIAGMMEVSKDYVKAWDVVNEPMDDGDPFELKTGIGKELAADEFYWQDYLGKDYAVKAFELAREYGNPDDLLFINDYNLEYNLDKTRGIIDFVEYIESQGATVDGIGTQMHININSSKEKIDEMFRLLAATGKLVKVSELDVAVNSSEPTSEMLAKQAEMYKYVVDSYAENVPANQRYGVTVWGVQDSSDDANWMPGERQGLWDLDFYRKPAYASFAEALQNL, via the coding sequence ATGAAAAGTCTATATAAAATTGGGATCTGTGCATTGGGATTATCTTTAGTGACCTCTTGTGCAGATTATGAACCACTCGATTTTCAGGTCGAAAAACCCGAAAGTGTAGCACTACAGGAGGAGTTGAATAGTTACGAGCCTTTAAAGACATACTTAGGAGAAGATTCTTCAGACTTTATTTTGGGCGCAGCAGTTAGTATTTCAGAATATAATTCCAAAGGGCTAATGTACCGTTTGATCAATTCAAATTTTGAAGAAGTTACTCCGGGATATGGAATGAAACATGGGGCTGTGGTACAAAAAAACGGAAGTCTAAATCTGGCTGATGTGGAGAAGTTTCTCGAAACTGCAAATGGGGCTGGTATGTCTGTTTACGGGCATACCCTTGTGTGGCATGCAAACCAGAATGCTGAATATCTAAACAGCACTATTGCACCAACGAAAAATCCAGGGAGCGGTCCAACCTGGGAGGTGGTGACCGATGCTGACTTTGAAACCGATGACGCAGCAAATTATGAGAATAGCGCAAATGCTATCGTGTCTTTCACTGCAGTCGGAGCAGGCCCAGACGGTGAAGGCAGGGCATTGAAAGTGACCAATGAAGAAGCTCGGGAAAACGAATGGGATAGTCAGTTCTTTTTGAAATTTTCTCCGCCTATGGAAGTAGGGGAAGAATATGAACTTAGTATGGATGTCCGCTCAGATGAGGCCGCATCTTTTGCTACCCAGGCTCATATACAACCTTATGAATATAAACACTGGGATTTTTTTGGTGCTATTAACGCCACACCTGAATGGACCACTTTTACCAAAAAAATTGTAGTTTCTGAAGAAGTTGCCGGGGCAAGTACTATTGCCTTTAACCTCGGTAATGTTGCCACTACTTATTATTTTGACAACATAAGCCTTAAAAAATATAACGAAGAAGGTGGTGGTGGTCCGGGATTGGATCCAAGTGTAATTACCAACACTGATTTTGAAACCGGTACCGACGGCTGGGCTGGCTGGGGAAATGGCTCTACCAGGGAGCGCTCAGCAGAAGGTGAGGGCTTTGGTGATACGGGATACGCTTTTACCTTTACGAATCCTTCCGCTGTGAATCCATGGGAGGCACAGGTTGCCTATGATTTACCGACATTGGAAATGGGGTCAACTTATGTATTGAATTTTAAAGTAAAGGCAAATACTGCCGGTACTCTTAGTGCCGCGATACAATCGCCGTCAGATTATTCAAGTGATCCGCTTGGCTCATTTAATGTATCGGAAGAATGGGAGGAGTATACTTTACAGACAACAATAACCAAGGAGGACCGTGAGCGATTTATTATTGACTATGGTCAGTTTGCAGGAACGGTTTATCTTGATGACGTAACGCTTTCACGTGTAAACCCTGGAGGTACAGAGAAAACACCTGAAGAAAAGGAAGAAATTATTACAGGTGAAATGGAAAGATGGATTGCGGGTATGATGGAAGTTTCCAAAGACTATGTAAAGGCCTGGGATGTAGTAAATGAGCCTATGGATGATGGGGATCCTTTTGAACTCAAAACTGGTATTGGAAAAGAATTAGCGGCAGATGAATTTTACTGGCAGGATTATCTAGGTAAGGATTACGCTGTTAAAGCTTTTGAATTGGCACGTGAATATGGAAATCCAGACGACCTGCTTTTTATCAATGATTACAATCTTGAATATAACCTGGATAAAACCCGCGGTATTATTGATTTTGTTGAATATATTGAAAGTCAGGGAGCTACCGTAGATGGAATCGGTACTCAAATGCATATCAATATTAATTCTTCAAAAGAGAAAATTGATGAAATGTTCCGTTTACTTGCGGCTACAGGAAAACTGGTTAAGGTTTCTGAACTCGATGTGGCTGTAAATAGTAGCGAACCCACTTCAGAAATGTTAGCAAAACAAGCCGAAATGTACAAGTATGTTGTGGATAGTTATGCTGAAAATGTACCGGCGAATCAGCGATACGGGGTAACCGTATGGGGAGTACAGGACAGTTCTGATGATGCTAACTGGATGCCTGGCGAAAGACAGGGTCTTTGGGATCTTGATTTTTACAGAAAACCGGCTTATGCAAGTTTTGCTGAAGCTCTTCAAAATCTATAA
- a CDS encoding DUF5627 domain-containing protein, with product MPGNYYNIVADKIIIPKGKIVGGVQVQLTEDFFADPLAIHRNYVIPVRMTNVQNADSILSGKPLVADGRRTVASDWSVQPKDFVLYAVKYINQLHGYYLRRGEDVIVGKNGNSNLDQTIVRSEEFVVDDEVVLLTTQSLNEVLFPVTFKSSDGTNIEVPLILTFDEDGTITVGTNSTDFSVTGSGEFVKDGEENSWGDQDRDAIYLNYEVDLENIQVSTSDTLVMRNRGVEMELFTPVLE from the coding sequence ATGCCTGGAAATTACTATAATATCGTAGCCGATAAAATTATAATTCCTAAAGGGAAAATTGTAGGCGGTGTTCAGGTTCAACTCACCGAAGATTTTTTTGCAGATCCATTGGCCATTCATAGAAATTATGTGATTCCGGTGAGAATGACAAATGTTCAAAATGCAGATTCTATTTTGTCAGGAAAACCATTAGTTGCAGATGGAAGAAGGACCGTGGCAAGTGATTGGTCTGTTCAGCCTAAAGATTTTGTACTGTACGCTGTAAAATATATTAATCAATTACACGGGTATTACCTTCGCAGAGGAGAAGATGTAATTGTAGGTAAGAATGGGAATTCCAATCTTGATCAAACAATTGTAAGAAGTGAAGAGTTTGTGGTTGATGACGAAGTGGTACTGCTTACTACTCAGTCTTTAAATGAAGTTCTTTTTCCGGTAACTTTCAAATCCAGTGATGGAACCAATATCGAAGTGCCGCTTATACTCACTTTTGATGAAGATGGAACCATCACAGTTGGTACTAATTCTACTGATTTTTCTGTTACCGGTAGCGGAGAATTCGTAAAAGATGGAGAAGAGAACAGTTGGGGAGATCAGGATCGGGATGCCATTTATCTCAATTATGAAGTTGATTTGGAAAATATTCAGGTTTCCACATCCGATACTTTAGTGATGAGGAATAGAGGTGTAGAAATGGAACTTTTTACTCCTGTACTCGAATAA
- a CDS encoding DUF1735 domain-containing protein, which translates to MKNITKITLFLFFSILFASCENEEWEFPDFEYQTVYFAHQYPVRTITLGEDIFDTSLDNEWKFQIMATTGGVYENPADVTVDITVDNSLVDGLAFEGGGIFYQCLEITIIS; encoded by the coding sequence ATGAAAAATATAACTAAAATAACCTTGTTCCTATTCTTTTCAATTTTGTTCGCTTCATGCGAGAATGAAGAATGGGAATTCCCCGATTTTGAATACCAGACGGTTTACTTCGCTCATCAATATCCTGTAAGGACCATAACCTTGGGGGAAGATATTTTTGACACTTCATTAGATAATGAATGGAAATTCCAGATTATGGCTACTACCGGGGGAGTCTATGAAAATCCAGCTGATGTTACCGTTGATATCACTGTAGATAACAGCCTTGTTGATGGATTAGCGTTTGAAGGGGGGGGGATATTCTATCAATGCCTGGAAATTACTATAATATCGTAG
- a CDS encoding RagB/SusD family nutrient uptake outer membrane protein, giving the protein MYKKILFFVSVVLVLSSCEKEFLEPAIENNRDLSDIQDEPSFALGLLYNGYTRLPGGWSFSEMATDDAVSSDEDNNYSNMATGQWAENFNPVDQWQNSFAAIQYLNLMLSKADTVTYAENPAVNQMFEDRTKGEVYGLRAYFMHRLLQAHGGMAGGQLLGVPIMLEPQDASTDFSNLQRATFEEGIQQIYSDIEKAIELLPLDYEDIGSQDQIPAKYSNMGAVVNDYNRVLGKTNRLRMTERVALGIRSRAALLAASPAFNQGTSTTWADAANYAADVLDRNGGDGGLDPDGLTWYNDGGVIDNLAAGLNPPEILWRTNMPGPSSTLEEQLYPPSLFGDGLVNPSQNLVNAFPMANGYPIDHPDSGYDPANPYLNRDPRLTAFIVVNGSQMGPFDETIITAVDGGTIDGLNIVESSTRTGYYLRKLLREDVNLDPQSVNQQRHINPLIRYTEIYLNYAEAANEAWGPMGTGGNAYSAYDVVRAIRERAGLSANGGDLYLESVKGDKDAMRELIRNERRLELSFEGFRFWDLRRWNKDLSEMALGDRIEDGNHQIINVEPRLYSDYMIYGPIPYSEVLKFGLTQNTGW; this is encoded by the coding sequence ATGTACAAGAAAATACTGTTTTTTGTTTCGGTTGTGCTGGTGCTCTCCTCTTGTGAAAAGGAGTTTCTTGAGCCAGCAATTGAAAACAATCGGGATCTGAGCGATATTCAGGATGAGCCGAGTTTTGCGCTTGGTTTGCTCTACAATGGTTATACCAGGCTGCCCGGTGGATGGTCATTTAGTGAAATGGCTACAGATGATGCTGTAAGTAGTGACGAGGATAATAATTATTCTAATATGGCCACAGGGCAATGGGCTGAAAATTTTAACCCTGTAGACCAGTGGCAAAATTCCTTTGCAGCAATTCAATATTTGAACTTAATGCTATCTAAGGCAGATACCGTAACATACGCTGAAAATCCAGCCGTAAACCAAATGTTTGAAGATCGTACTAAAGGAGAGGTATACGGTTTACGCGCTTATTTTATGCATAGACTGCTTCAGGCTCATGGTGGAATGGCAGGGGGACAGCTTCTGGGAGTACCTATTATGCTAGAGCCGCAAGATGCTTCTACAGATTTTTCAAACCTGCAAAGAGCTACCTTTGAAGAAGGTATACAGCAAATTTATAGTGATATAGAAAAGGCTATAGAATTGCTTCCTCTGGATTACGAAGACATTGGTAGCCAGGATCAAATTCCTGCGAAATACTCCAATATGGGAGCGGTAGTGAATGACTATAACCGCGTGTTAGGAAAAACAAATCGTCTACGCATGACAGAGCGTGTTGCTTTGGGTATTCGTTCACGGGCGGCTTTACTTGCAGCGAGCCCTGCCTTTAATCAAGGTACTTCCACAACTTGGGCAGATGCGGCTAATTATGCTGCAGATGTATTAGACAGGAACGGGGGAGATGGAGGTCTGGACCCAGACGGTCTTACCTGGTACAATGATGGAGGAGTGATTGATAATCTTGCTGCCGGTTTAAATCCCCCTGAGATTTTGTGGAGAACAAATATGCCAGGACCAAGTAGCACTCTTGAAGAACAACTCTATCCACCCTCACTTTTTGGAGATGGTCTGGTAAACCCTTCCCAGAACCTGGTCAACGCATTTCCTATGGCAAATGGTTACCCAATTGACCATCCCGATAGTGGTTATGATCCTGCAAACCCATATCTTAACCGGGATCCCCGTCTTACTGCGTTCATCGTTGTAAATGGCAGCCAAATGGGGCCTTTTGATGAAACAATCATTACTGCAGTTGATGGCGGAACCATTGATGGTTTGAACATAGTAGAGTCCTCAACCCGTACAGGTTATTATCTTCGGAAACTGCTAAGGGAAGATGTAAACCTTGACCCTCAAAGTGTGAACCAGCAAAGGCACATTAATCCGCTAATTCGATACACCGAAATTTATCTGAATTATGCAGAGGCAGCCAACGAAGCCTGGGGTCCTATGGGAACTGGCGGGAATGCCTATTCAGCTTATGATGTGGTTAGAGCAATTCGTGAGCGGGCAGGATTAAGCGCAAATGGAGGTGACCTTTATTTGGAGTCTGTTAAAGGAGATAAAGATGCAATGAGAGAACTAATCAGAAATGAAAGAAGACTAGAATTAAGTTTTGAAGGCTTCCGTTTTTGGGATTTGCGTAGATGGAATAAAGACCTTTCAGAAATGGCATTAGGAGACAGGATCGAGGACGGAAACCATCAGATCATTAATGTTGAACCCAGACTTTATTCAGATTATATGATCTACGGACCAATCCCGTATAGCGAAGTATTAAAGTTTGGCCTAACACAAAATACGGGGTGGTAA
- a CDS encoding RagB/SusD family nutrient uptake outer membrane protein, with protein sequence MKIYIKTIAKSSLLLGLLFMFSCEDYLERTPESVVSEEASFENFQNFQGFVEELYMGIPNFTTSYWTTSFNWGDDEIQSAANTFHFGVKIEDGNFWGWQAEHDGWGAGWMDKNGANTNVSGGRMNKGLWPLAWYGIRKANIGLANLDLMTNATQEERDLIEGQLLFFRAWFHFQLIQYFGGLPYIQEVLPSDEQICEPRLSYHESAELAAADFRRAADLLPINWDNTVVGRRTLGKNGLRINKIMALGYLGKDLLWAASPLMNYESTGSRSYNTEYSQRAASAFGELLSLVENGETQYSLLPFDEYSQNFYTTGQNWAIPGGTEAIFRSPYVEANGSNWGISKQYLPSVVGGGDIKFLPTANYVSFYGMANGMPLPEDITQADPESGYDPAHPWEGRDPRFYHDILYDGVQVVEGSLPPEVNEDAVRYANLYTGGSYRDVNFGSRTGYVNQKFIPLTANQYDREYDYGYALHLMVPYMRLADVYLMYAEAALMGYGSPNGKSSNFGKTALEAVNTIRERAGVDPVHAKFTGSAQDFLPELRRERAVELAFERHRFNDLRRWLLLTEYPYTIKTSHEFDRPASFDYENPRNNRVVNLKEEVILVRDFTDRHYWLPLKVSDVSICPEFYQNPGW encoded by the coding sequence ATGAAAATATATATAAAAACTATTGCTAAGAGCAGCTTACTTCTAGGATTACTCTTTATGTTTTCCTGTGAGGACTACCTTGAGAGAACACCCGAATCGGTTGTTTCAGAAGAAGCTTCTTTTGAAAACTTCCAGAACTTTCAGGGATTTGTGGAAGAGCTGTATATGGGGATACCAAACTTCACTACCAGTTACTGGACGACTTCTTTTAACTGGGGAGATGATGAAATACAATCGGCAGCTAATACCTTTCACTTTGGGGTGAAGATAGAAGATGGAAACTTTTGGGGCTGGCAGGCAGAACATGATGGTTGGGGTGCCGGCTGGATGGATAAAAATGGTGCCAACACTAATGTGTCTGGGGGTAGAATGAACAAAGGGTTATGGCCTCTTGCATGGTATGGAATCAGGAAAGCAAACATTGGTTTGGCTAATCTTGATCTTATGACAAATGCTACTCAGGAAGAAAGGGATCTCATTGAAGGTCAGCTATTGTTCTTTAGAGCGTGGTTTCATTTTCAGTTGATCCAGTATTTTGGAGGTCTTCCTTATATTCAGGAAGTCTTACCTTCGGATGAGCAAATTTGTGAACCACGACTTAGCTACCATGAGAGTGCAGAATTGGCTGCAGCTGATTTTAGAAGGGCTGCAGACCTTTTACCCATAAATTGGGATAATACTGTGGTGGGTAGACGTACCTTGGGAAAAAATGGCCTGCGTATCAATAAGATAATGGCATTGGGCTATTTAGGTAAGGATTTACTTTGGGCTGCCAGTCCTTTGATGAATTATGAATCTACCGGAAGCCGTTCTTATAATACTGAATATAGTCAACGTGCGGCATCTGCCTTTGGTGAATTACTATCTCTGGTTGAAAATGGTGAAACCCAGTATTCACTTCTTCCTTTTGATGAATATAGCCAGAACTTTTATACTACCGGCCAAAACTGGGCTATTCCTGGAGGTACGGAAGCGATTTTTAGATCTCCATATGTTGAGGCGAATGGATCCAACTGGGGTATTAGTAAGCAGTACCTGCCTTCTGTAGTAGGAGGAGGTGATATCAAATTTTTACCTACGGCAAATTATGTAAGTTTTTATGGTATGGCCAACGGGATGCCTCTTCCAGAAGATATAACTCAAGCCGATCCTGAATCTGGATATGATCCTGCCCATCCCTGGGAAGGACGTGATCCACGATTTTATCACGATATCCTGTATGATGGGGTGCAGGTTGTAGAAGGATCATTACCACCCGAAGTAAACGAAGATGCAGTGCGTTATGCAAATTTATATACTGGAGGAAGTTATCGAGATGTGAATTTTGGAAGCCGAACCGGTTATGTCAACCAAAAATTTATTCCTCTTACTGCAAATCAATATGACAGGGAGTACGATTATGGTTATGCTCTTCACCTTATGGTTCCATATATGCGCCTGGCCGATGTTTACCTTATGTACGCAGAAGCTGCTTTAATGGGGTATGGCTCACCAAATGGTAAATCTTCAAATTTCGGCAAAACAGCATTGGAAGCAGTGAACACCATTCGCGAGAGGGCTGGTGTAGATCCTGTTCATGCCAAATTTACTGGTTCTGCGCAAGATTTTCTACCAGAATTGAGACGTGAACGTGCCGTGGAGTTGGCTTTTGAAAGACACCGTTTTAATGATCTTAGACGTTGGTTATTGTTGACTGAATACCCATATACCATTAAAACTTCTCATGAATTTGATAGACCTGCATCCTTTGATTATGAAAATCCGCGAAATAATCGTGTAGTGAATCTTAAGGAAGAAGTTATTCTTGTACGTGACTTCACTGATAGGCATTACTGGTTGCCTTTAAAAGTATCTGATGTAAGTATCTGTCCTGAATTTTACCAAAACCCCGGATGGTAG
- a CDS encoding SusC/RagA family TonB-linked outer membrane protein yields MKHITLKIVLCAITVLFPVILPAQTATKLDLTTLIRTQEGLPVKGAIVTSEQDNISTQTDSMGIFSLQVSPNAKLSISTLGNEVKFVTATPGLQEIVLEVEQLVQVAYRKENDEDLLGGISYINLPELLDKNYITYPLDNMEALVPGFHGNLWGMNEYLVLVDGVPRDLNSVQPTAIDQISFLKGISAVALYGSRAAKGAILITTKGGHIGEQTINVRVNAGLHAPKSFPKYLGSAEYMTLYNEARINDGLEALYSEEEIYHHAVGDNPYRYPNVDFYSSDYLQEAYSLYDGTLEIAGGNEKARYYTNMGFMREGSLLDFGEAENNKNERFNVRGNVDMKLTDYISANVDLAAIFTSNVGVNTDYWGGAATMRPNRFTPLIPINFLEENDLISWNLVEGSDNLINGKYLLGGTQLDQTNPIADVYAGGSNTYTSRQFQFNAGVDADLQNVLEGLTFSSMFGIDYATSYSQAYNNEYAVFEPSWNNYAGVDLISGLTRYGQDASSGELNVSNSSYRQTLAFSGQLNYQTQVKGEHNISAMLIAGGFQRSSSGVYQGLNNANLGLHLGYDFSNKYYAQFNGAMVYSTMVPETHRTAFSPTLALGWRISEEGFLKSSSVVDDLKLSVSAGILHTDLDISDYYLYEAIYSQTDGAWYGWADLSAPAQSTDSRRGANPNLKLPKREEISLGLDASFFNSLLVFNGNVFMSKMTGLVDQLSVLYPNYFQTGWPNSSFIPYVNYNEDFRSGFDFGLNLNKQIGQVDWSLGFVGTYFTTEASRRAEFYEDEYQNRQGRPLDAIWGLESDGFFESTEDIANSPESAFGEVQPGDIKYKDQNADGVINAQDEVYLGRGGWSGAPLTLGVNLTAKWNNFTFFALGVSRSGAIGMKNNDYFWVNGQDKYSEVVRGRWTPETMDTATYPRLTTSGGNNNFRNSDFWTYSTNRFDLARVQVSYNFPESVVGGDFLKEFGVYVNGANLLTIAPNRDILELNIGGAPQTRFFNLGVKALF; encoded by the coding sequence ATGAAACATATAACACTAAAAATTGTTTTGTGCGCTATTACGGTTTTATTTCCTGTGATACTTCCCGCACAAACTGCCACCAAACTTGATCTAACCACCCTTATCCGAACACAAGAAGGCTTGCCGGTTAAAGGGGCTATTGTTACAAGTGAGCAGGATAATATTTCCACCCAGACAGATAGTATGGGCATTTTTTCCCTGCAGGTTTCTCCAAATGCCAAGCTATCTATTAGTACATTGGGTAACGAAGTGAAATTCGTTACCGCCACACCGGGACTGCAAGAAATAGTGCTGGAGGTTGAACAACTCGTTCAGGTGGCATATCGAAAAGAAAACGATGAAGACCTCCTGGGAGGAATATCGTATATAAACCTACCTGAATTGTTGGATAAGAATTATATCACCTACCCTCTGGATAATATGGAAGCCTTAGTGCCCGGTTTTCACGGCAATCTCTGGGGAATGAACGAGTACCTCGTGCTTGTGGATGGTGTACCTCGTGATTTAAATAGTGTACAACCTACTGCTATAGATCAGATCAGTTTCTTAAAAGGAATTTCTGCGGTTGCATTATATGGTAGTAGGGCCGCTAAAGGCGCAATACTTATCACTACCAAAGGAGGACATATTGGAGAGCAAACGATTAATGTAAGAGTAAATGCCGGTCTTCATGCTCCAAAAAGTTTTCCGAAGTATTTAGGATCTGCAGAATATATGACACTTTACAATGAAGCAAGGATAAATGACGGTTTGGAAGCTTTATATTCTGAAGAGGAAATTTACCATCACGCCGTAGGCGACAATCCTTACCGTTATCCTAACGTGGATTTTTACTCTTCCGATTACCTTCAGGAAGCCTACAGTCTTTATGATGGTACACTCGAAATTGCCGGTGGAAATGAAAAAGCCAGGTACTATACTAATATGGGCTTTATGAGAGAAGGCTCCCTGCTTGATTTTGGAGAGGCAGAGAACAACAAAAATGAACGTTTCAATGTTCGCGGGAATGTGGATATGAAACTTACAGATTACATATCTGCCAATGTAGATTTAGCTGCTATTTTTACCAGTAACGTAGGCGTTAATACAGACTATTGGGGAGGTGCCGCTACTATGAGGCCCAACCGGTTTACACCTCTTATTCCCATAAATTTTCTTGAGGAAAATGATTTAATTTCGTGGAACCTGGTCGAGGGTTCAGATAATCTAATTAATGGAAAGTATCTGTTAGGAGGTACTCAACTCGATCAAACAAATCCTATTGCAGATGTATATGCCGGCGGGTCCAACACATACACCAGCAGACAATTTCAATTTAATGCCGGTGTGGATGCAGACCTACAAAATGTTCTTGAAGGATTAACCTTTAGTTCCATGTTTGGAATAGATTACGCTACTTCATATAGCCAGGCCTATAATAATGAATATGCAGTATTTGAGCCGAGCTGGAATAACTATGCGGGAGTAGACCTAATTAGTGGTCTAACCCGGTATGGGCAGGATGCCAGTTCTGGGGAGTTAAATGTAAGTAACAGTTCATACCGTCAAACATTGGCGTTTTCGGGACAATTGAACTATCAAACCCAGGTAAAAGGCGAGCATAATATCTCTGCTATGTTAATTGCCGGAGGTTTTCAGCGGTCTTCCTCTGGGGTTTACCAGGGACTGAATAACGCAAACCTTGGCTTACACTTGGGGTATGATTTTAGTAATAAATACTACGCCCAATTTAATGGCGCAATGGTGTATTCTACTATGGTTCCTGAAACCCACAGGACTGCTTTTTCTCCAACCCTTGCTTTAGGCTGGAGAATTAGTGAGGAAGGGTTTTTAAAGTCTTCTTCTGTTGTGGATGATCTAAAATTGTCTGTTTCGGCAGGTATTTTACATACAGATCTTGATATTTCTGACTACTATCTGTATGAAGCTATCTATTCACAAACAGATGGTGCCTGGTATGGGTGGGCAGATCTTTCTGCACCCGCACAGAGTACTGATTCACGCCGTGGTGCAAACCCCAACCTGAAGTTGCCAAAGCGGGAAGAAATAAGCCTGGGGCTGGATGCTTCCTTTTTCAACAGCTTACTTGTCTTTAATGGTAATGTGTTTATGAGCAAAATGACCGGTCTTGTAGATCAACTTTCAGTCTTATATCCAAATTATTTCCAGACAGGCTGGCCTAATTCTTCATTTATTCCTTACGTAAATTATAACGAAGACTTTCGTTCAGGTTTCGACTTTGGCCTTAACCTTAATAAACAAATTGGACAGGTAGACTGGTCTTTAGGATTTGTAGGGACTTATTTCACGACCGAAGCATCAAGGAGAGCTGAGTTTTATGAGGATGAATACCAGAACAGGCAGGGCAGACCACTGGATGCTATTTGGGGTCTGGAAAGTGATGGTTTTTTTGAGAGTACAGAAGATATTGCCAATTCACCAGAATCGGCATTTGGAGAAGTTCAACCTGGCGATATAAAATATAAGGATCAAAATGCAGACGGTGTGATCAACGCTCAAGATGAAGTATACCTGGGACGTGGCGGCTGGTCTGGTGCTCCACTTACCTTAGGTGTTAATCTAACTGCAAAGTGGAACAACTTCACATTCTTTGCACTGGGTGTGAGCCGTTCCGGAGCTATAGGTATGAAAAATAATGACTATTTCTGGGTAAATGGGCAGGATAAATATTCTGAAGTGGTTAGAGGCCGCTGGACACCAGAAACTATGGATACAGCCACTTACCCGCGTCTAACCACCTCGGGAGGCAATAATAACTTTAGGAATTCTGATTTTTGGACGTACAGTACCAATCGTTTTGATTTAGCCAGGGTTCAGGTTTCTTATAATTTCCCTGAAAGTGTAGTTGGTGGTGATTTTCTTAAGGAATTTGGAGTGTATGTGAATGGTGCTAACCTTTTAACAATCGCTCCCAATAGAGACATCCTGGAATTAAACATAGGAGGTGCTCCTCAAACGCGCTTTTTCAACCTTGGTGTGAAAGCCTTATTTTAA